The following proteins come from a genomic window of Acinonyx jubatus isolate Ajub_Pintada_27869175 chromosome C1, VMU_Ajub_asm_v1.0, whole genome shotgun sequence:
- the KCNA10 gene encoding potassium voltage-gated channel subfamily A member 10, giving the protein MDVCGWKEMEVALVNFDNADEIQEEPGYATDFDPTSPKGRPGSSPFSNWRILIGDSTNHETAFSKLAGGYVDPPGPEPVVLNEGNQRVIINIAGLRFETQLRTLSQFPDTLLGDRDKRMQFFDSMRNEYFFDRNRPSFDGILYYYQSGGKIRRPANVPIDVFADEISFYELGNEAMDQFREDEGFIKDPETLLPTDDFHRQFWLLFEYPESSSAARGVAVVSVLVVVISITIFCLETLPEFREERELKVVRDPSLNASKAVLSHTMFTDPFFMVESTCIVWFTFELVLRFVVCPSKTDFFRNIMNIIDIISIIPYFATLITELVQETEPSTQQNMSLAILRIIRLVRVFRIFKLSRHSKGLQILGQTLKASMRELGLLIFFLFIGVILFSSAVYFAEVDEPESHFSSIPDGFWWAVVTMTTVGYGDMCPTTPGGKIVGTLCAIAGVLTIALPVPVIVSNFNYFYHRETENEEKQNIPGEIDKILNSAGSRMGSTDSLSKTNGGCSTERSRK; this is encoded by the coding sequence ATGGATGTGTGTGGCTGGAAAGAAATGGAGGTTGCTTTGGTCAATTTTGATAACGCAGACGAAATCCAGGAAGAGCCAGGCTACGCCACAGACTTTGACCCAACCAGCCCAAAAGGCCGGCCAGGGAGCAGCCCCTTCTCCAACTGGAGGATCCTCATCGGTGACAGCACCAACCATGAGACGGCCTTCTCCAAGCTCGCAGGCGGCTATGTTGATCCCCCAGGGCCCGAGCCAGTGGTCTTGAATGAAGGAAACCAACGGGTGATCATCAACATTGCTGGGCTGAGGTTCGAGACCCAGCTCAGAACCCTCAGTCAGTTCCCAGACACCCTCCTGGGAGACCGGGACAAAAGGATGCAGTTCTTTGACTCCATGAGAAACGAGTATTTCTTTGACAGGAACAGGCCCAGTTTTGATGGCATCCTGTATTATTACCAATCAGGTGGGAAAATCCGGCGCCCCGCCAACGTCCCCATCGACGTCTTTGCCGATGAGATCTCCTTCTATGAGCTGGGTAACGAGGCCATGGACCAGTTCCGGGAGGATGAAGGCTTCATCAAAGACCCTGAAACACTGCTCCCCACCGATGACTTCCACCGGCAGTTCTGGCTTCTCTTCGAGTACCCTGAGAGCTCCAGCGCTGCCCGGGGGGTGGCCGTGGTCTCTGTGCTGGTTGTGGTCATCTCCATCACCATCTTCTGCCTGGAAACGCTGCCGGAGTTCCGGGAAGAGAGGGAGCTGAAGGTGGTGAGAGACCCCAGCCTCAACGCGAGCAAGGCGGTCCTCTCCCACACCATGTTCACTGACCCTTTCTTCATGGTAGAGTCCACCTGCATCGTGTGGTTCACCTTTGAACTGGTGCTCCGGTTCGTGGTCTGCCCCAGCAAGACCGACTTCTTCAGGAACATCATGAACATCATCGATATCATCTCCATCATCCCCTACTTTGCAACCCTCATCACGGAGCTGGTCCAGGAGACAGAGCCCAGCACCCAGCAGAACATGTCCCTGGCCATCCTGAGGATCATCCGGCTGGTGCGCGTCTTCCGCATCTTCAAGCTCTCCAGGCACTCCAAGGGGCTGCAGATCCTGGGCCAGACGCTGAAGGCTTCCATGCGGGAGCTGGGCTTGCTCATCTTTTTCCTCTTCATCGGGGTCATCCTTTTCTCCAGCGCGGTCTATTTTGCCGAGGTGGATGAGCCAGAGTCCCATTTCTCCAGCATTCCTGATGGCTTCTGGTGGGCAGTGGTCACCATGACAACTGTGGGCTATGGTGACATGTGCCCAACCACCCCCGGGGGAAAGATTGTGGGCACTCTGTGCGCCATCGCTGGGGTCCTCACCATTGCCCTCCCTGTGCCTGTCATCGTCTCCAACTTTAACTACTTCTACCATCGGGAGACTGAGAATGAGGAGAAGCAAAACATCCCCGGTGAAATCGACAAAATCCTCAACAGTGCGGGCTCAAGAATGGGCAGCACAGACTCTCTTAGTAAGACCAATGGTGGCTGCTCCACGGAGAGGTCCaggaagtga